In Rhodopirellula sp. P2, the DNA window CCCGCCTGCGCTATGCCCTCTGTCATCCTGTCTGGTTTCGCCGATGAATCGGCTTTTTCGAAAAAGGCCAACGAACAGTTCGCCGCACTCGCTGCGATCGGACTGCAGCACTACTCGATCCGCTTCGTCGACGTCGGCAACGGCATCAAGAACGTGATGATGCTGGAACCAGCGGAGATCGAAATGCTCCGCGATCTGCACAAAGAGTACGGCATGTCGGTCAGCAGCATCGGCTCGCCGATCGGCAAGGTGAAACTACAGGACGTCGAAGACGGCACGTCGAACAAGTTCATCCCGTTTGAGAAATACCTCGCCGAAGATGTGCAAATCGCTTGCGATCGCGCCGAAGCATTCGACTGCAAACTGCTTCGCGGTTTCGCGTTTTACCACCCCAAGGGAACGGCACCGGAAGATCACATCGATCAAGTCTCCGACCAACTCGGTCAAATCGCGGAAGCCTGTGACAAACGAGGCCTGACGTTTGGCTTGGAAGTCGAAGCCAACTTGGTCGGCCAAACAGGCGACTTGCTCGCTGCGATCGCCGCCAAGGTCGACAACCCGGCGCTTGTCACGATCTTCGATGGTGCCAACATGGTGATGCAGGGACTGAGCTCCGATCAGGTCTACGCCCAATACGAAGCGATGAAGCCATCGCTGGGTTGGTTGCACATCAAGGACTACAAAGACCCGTCATTGAATGGACGCGTCGAGCATGTCGATGAAGAATCGGCCAGCCACTTTGTGCCAGCGGACCAAGGCGACAGCGCTCACGAGCGAATCTTCGAAGATCTGAAGACGTTCCTGCCAACGCTGGCCGATCGCATGTCCCGCCGCGGCGTCGAAGGCATCTACCTGGACCTCGAACCTCACGTTCGCGGCGGAGGCCAATTCGGCGGCTTCAGTGGTCCCGATGGATTTGGCATCGCCGCTCGCGGGTTGTGCCGCGTGCTCGACAAAGTCGGCATCGACTATCACCTGCGAACGTTCGAGGACCTGGAAGCCGCCAAGGCTCAGGGCTGAGCCAAGACCGGCGACAAAGTCTTCGTCGTCCAGAACGTCGCCACCCAATCCACGTAGAACGGGCACTCTTGCCCGTCTTCTCGTAGCGTGCTCGTCCCAAACGTCGGCCAAGAGTGGCCGACCTACATCCATGGTCTCAGCCGGTTGGCCGATCGCCGGCTTACGATTCCAGTCGCAGGATCGTCGTGCCCAGAGGTGGCAGCGTGACTTCGATGCTGTCCGGCCGAGCTTGGTACTCCACCCCGGTGGTGTGGCATCCGGGGTAGTTGCCCAGATTCGATCCGCCGTAGGCTTCGCCATCGCTGTTGAAAATCTCTTTCCAGAACCCCTTGGCTGGCACACCCACGCGATAATTCGGACGTGGAACGGGGGTGAAGTTGTTGCAAACCAAGATCGGCGCGTCGCCTTCGTTGCCCTTTCGCAGGTAGACCAACACGCTGTCTTCGGCGTTTTGGGCATCGACCCATTCGAAGCCTTCGTCGGTGAAGTCGTGGTAGTGCAGAGCCGGGTTCTCGATCACGATCTTGTTCAGGTCCGACACCAACTGCTGGACGCCTCGGTGCGTGTCGAAGTCCAACAATTCCCACTGCGGCCCGTCGTCTTCATTCCACTCAGTCCATTGAGCGATCTCGCCGCCCATGAACAACAACTTCTTGCCAGGGTGCGTCCACATGTAACTGTACAACAGTCGCAAGTTGGCGAACTTCTGCCACATGTCACCTGGCATTTGGCTGATCAACGAACCTTTGCCGTGCACCACTTCATCGTGCGACAGTGGCAACGTGAAGTTCTCGGTGAAGGCGTAGATCAGGCTGAACGTGAGCTCGTTCTGGTGGAACTTGCGGTGAATGGGTTCGTTCCGCATGTAGCTCAACGTGTCGTTCATCCAACCCATGTTCCACTTGTAGGTGAAACCGAGTCCGCCATCGTAGGTCGGCCGTGAGACACCGGGCCATGCCGTCGACTCTTCCGCCGCGGTGACCACGCCGGGGTAGTTCTCGTGCACGGCGACGTTGAAATCACGCAGGAAGTCAATCGCTTCCAAGTTTTCACGACCACCATAACGGTTGGGAATCCACTCACCCGCTTCACGGCTGTAATCCAAGTACAACATCGATGCGACCGCGTCGACTCGCAGTCCATCAATGTGATACTTGTCCAACCAGAACAACGCGTTGGCGATCAAGAAGTTCTTCACTTCATTGCGACCGAAGTTGAAGATCATCGTGCCCCAATCAGGATGTTCCCCTTGCCGCGGGTCCGAATGCTCATACAGAGCCGAGCCATCGAATTGGCGGAGCCCGTGATCGTCTTTCGGGAAGTGAGCCGGGACCCAATCGATCAACACGCCGATCCCGTTTTGGTGCATGTGATCGACGAAGAACATGAAGTCCTCGGGCGAACCGTGACGACTGGTCGGCGCGAAATACCCAACGCTTTGATAGCCCCATGATCCGGTGAAGGGGTGCTCGCTGATCGGCATCAATTCCACGTGGGTGAAATTCATGCGGCGGCAGTAGTCCACCAAGCGTTTCGCCAGATCACGATAGTCCAACCAACCGTGCGTTCGGCCAGGACCTTTTTGCCAACTGCCCAAGTGGACTTCGTAGACATTCATCGGGGCGTGCATCGGGTCGAGTTCCGACCGCTGTTGCAACCAATCCGTATCGTTCCAGCTGTAGGTGCTGATGTCGGTGATGATGTTGGCAGTCAGCGGTGGCAACTCAGCGGCAAATGCCCAGGGGTCGCACTTGTCCATCCAGTGACCTTGCTCGGTCTGGACGCGGAATTTGTACTTCTGACCGACCGTCGCGCCGGGCAAGAACAATTCCCACATGCCGGTCGACTCGACCGG includes these proteins:
- the glgB gene encoding 1,4-alpha-glucan branching protein GlgB, translating into MNSQLSLSTIQSLVDGSVANPGSLLGRHPVNYRGREATSVRVLEPNAESVWLIDSASGLRRPMRRLHPGGFFEAICDEPISKPSTSRLQMIDKTGKEMKTTSPYTVPSIFSDLDRYLIGEGRHHQLYECLGAQLREVEGVKGVNFAVWAPNARSVQVVGDFNGWDGRSHVAQPVESTGMWELFLPGATVGQKYKFRVQTEQGHWMDKCDPWAFAAELPPLTANIITDISTYSWNDTDWLQQRSELDPMHAPMNVYEVHLGSWQKGPGRTHGWLDYRDLAKRLVDYCRRMNFTHVELMPISEHPFTGSWGYQSVGYFAPTSRHGSPEDFMFFVDHMHQNGIGVLIDWVPAHFPKDDHGLRQFDGSALYEHSDPRQGEHPDWGTMIFNFGRNEVKNFLIANALFWLDKYHIDGLRVDAVASMLYLDYSREAGEWIPNRYGGRENLEAIDFLRDFNVAVHENYPGVVTAAEESTAWPGVSRPTYDGGLGFTYKWNMGWMNDTLSYMRNEPIHRKFHQNELTFSLIYAFTENFTLPLSHDEVVHGKGSLISQMPGDMWQKFANLRLLYSYMWTHPGKKLLFMGGEIAQWTEWNEDDGPQWELLDFDTHRGVQQLVSDLNKIVIENPALHYHDFTDEGFEWVDAQNAEDSVLVYLRKGNEGDAPILVCNNFTPVPRPNYRVGVPAKGFWKEIFNSDGEAYGGSNLGNYPGCHTTGVEYQARPDSIEVTLPPLGTTILRLES
- a CDS encoding sugar phosphate isomerase/epimerase family protein — translated: MPSVILSGFADESAFSKKANEQFAALAAIGLQHYSIRFVDVGNGIKNVMMLEPAEIEMLRDLHKEYGMSVSSIGSPIGKVKLQDVEDGTSNKFIPFEKYLAEDVQIACDRAEAFDCKLLRGFAFYHPKGTAPEDHIDQVSDQLGQIAEACDKRGLTFGLEVEANLVGQTGDLLAAIAAKVDNPALVTIFDGANMVMQGLSSDQVYAQYEAMKPSLGWLHIKDYKDPSLNGRVEHVDEESASHFVPADQGDSAHERIFEDLKTFLPTLADRMSRRGVEGIYLDLEPHVRGGGQFGGFSGPDGFGIAARGLCRVLDKVGIDYHLRTFEDLEAAKAQG